One Brassica napus cultivar Da-Ae chromosome A1, Da-Ae, whole genome shotgun sequence genomic region harbors:
- the LOC106427564 gene encoding uncharacterized protein LOC106427564 yields the protein MAHDTPPVYMSNTRQLQGFLSLKKIEQLRLCVEITENKAREKIKTFFSFSSEAEAEASVVESRDENYSGSYDGCSLEKEQEDNENDCSSNVEGEKHDVVGEDEIDGASYKDDNFSSYGESPTDDKDSPTLPPKKRYQNFSMSGSKGNLEVLSLEMSLIDIAVGQRYDSKDDLERRLKLLTVRYKFDFDVETSTPTSYVVKCWVDGCLWRVRASTQGESKAFYFHIYDSKYTCSCTKRSNRSRQATPDILGMLYKNFLGDIGPAVRPTSVGIAITKQFGIKMDYWKSHRTLKFAREIDEGTPECGFESLPSYLYMIRRANPSTVTRLQIDELGRFMYVFLAFGASVNGFPFMRKVVVVDGTFLNSKYKGTLLKALAQDGNFQIFPIAFAVVDTENDDSWHWFFTQLNF from the exons ATGGCGCACGACACTCCACCAGTTTACATGTCCAATACTCGACAATTGCAAGGTTTTCTAAGCCTAAAGAAAATCGAACAACTACGTCTCTGTGTGGAGATTACGGAGAACAAAGCAAGAGAGAagattaaaacattttttagcTTTAGCTcagaagcagaagcagaagcTTCAGTAGTTGAGTCCAGAGACGAAAATTATAGTGGGAGTTACGATGGTTGCAGTTTGGAGAAGGAACAAGAGGACAATGAGAATGACTGCTCTAGTAATGTCGAAGGAGAAAAACATGACGTAgtcggagaagatgaaatag ACGGTGCGTCATATAAAGATGATAACTTCAGCTCATACGGTGAGTCTCCTACAGATGACAAAGATTCACCAACGCTACCTCCCAAGAAGAGATATCAGAACTTCTCGATGAGCGGATCTAAAGGGAATCTGGAGGTTCTAAGTTTGGAGATGTCGTTGATAGACATTGCGGTAGGTCAACGATACGATAGTAAAGACGATTTGGAGAGACGACTGAAACTTCTTACAGTGaggtataaatttgattttgatgtagAAACATCAACCCCGACATCATACGTTGTTAAGTGTTGGGTTGATGGATGTCTCTGGAGAGTTCGCGCTTCTACCCAAGGAGAATCCAAGgcgttttattttcatatttacgATTCGAAGTATACATGTTCCTGCACAAAACGTTCTAATCGATCTCGACAAGCAACACCAGATATTTTAGGTATGTTGTACAAGAACTTTCTTGGCGACATTGGTCCGGCCGTTCGCCCTACGAGCGTCGGAATAGCTATCACTAAGCAGTTTGGTATAAAG ATGGATTATTGGAAATCACACCGGACGCTGAAATTTGCAAGGGAAATCGATGAGGGAACACCTGAGTGTGGGTTTGAAAGCTTGCCTTCTTACTTATACATGATAAGAAGGGCCAATCCGAGTACAGTTACGCGTCTTCAAATCGATGAGCTTGGAAGATTCATGTATGTGTTTCTTGCCTTTGGTGCGAGCGTAAATGGGTTTCCTTTCATGCGCAAAGTTGTTGTAGTCGACGGTACGTTTCTCAATAGTAAATACAAAGGGACGCTACTCAAAGCACTAGCTCAGGACGGTAACTTCCAGATTTTTCCAATAGCCTTCGCCGTGGTTGACACAGAAAATGATGATTCGTGGCATTGGTTTTTTACGCAACTAAACTTCTGA